In Terriglobia bacterium, a single genomic region encodes these proteins:
- a CDS encoding ABC transporter permease: MPLLLEKFLAFVRRDLLIASRYRGTLVTFPLTLVTELAGAYFLARAIGDRFRPDGFDYFPFLLVGTGITQLTVLSMNAFVTSVRDAQLSGTMEMMMATATRPLTVMLLSAAVLTLDRILMFAVYLAFGCALFHAPLHSPHPGAFAIVLLVIAVMTVSLGLVAASIQLYFQRGSAAIWLFATAVWLLSGSMFPVSALPAVLRTMAKLLPMTYVVNVTREVLLVKATLPEVARPVMLLLAVTALLLPLSIWMFSAVLRNARLRGTLSMY; this comes from the coding sequence GTGCCGCTACTGCTTGAGAAATTTCTCGCCTTCGTGCGCCGCGACCTGCTCATCGCGTCGCGCTACCGCGGCACGCTCGTCACTTTCCCCCTCACACTGGTAACCGAACTTGCGGGCGCGTACTTCCTGGCACGCGCCATTGGCGATCGCTTCCGCCCGGATGGCTTCGACTACTTTCCGTTCTTGCTGGTCGGCACCGGCATTACCCAGTTGACGGTCCTGTCCATGAACGCTTTTGTCACCAGCGTGCGCGACGCGCAGCTCTCGGGGACGATGGAAATGATGATGGCCACCGCGACTCGCCCGCTGACCGTGATGCTGCTGTCGGCCGCGGTGCTGACCCTCGACCGCATTCTGATGTTCGCCGTGTATCTCGCATTCGGTTGCGCGCTGTTTCACGCGCCGCTGCACAGCCCGCACCCCGGGGCGTTCGCCATCGTGCTGCTGGTCATCGCGGTGATGACGGTCAGCCTTGGCCTGGTTGCCGCTTCCATCCAGTTGTATTTTCAGAGGGGCAGCGCCGCGATCTGGCTGTTTGCCACTGCGGTGTGGCTGCTCTCCGGAAGCATGTTTCCGGTGAGCGCGTTGCCCGCGGTGCTGCGCACCATGGCGAAGCTGCTGCCGATGACGTACGTCGTCAACGTCACCCGCGAGGTGTTGCTGGTGAAGGCGACTCTGCCTGAGGTGGCGCGCCCGGTCATGCTTCTGCTTGCGGTCACTGCGCTGCTGTTGCCGCTGAGCATTTGGATGTTCTCCGCGGTGCTGCGCAACGCGCGCCTGCGCGGCACGCTGTCCATGTATTGA